A stretch of Primulina tabacum isolate GXHZ01 chromosome 13, ASM2559414v2, whole genome shotgun sequence DNA encodes these proteins:
- the LOC142522643 gene encoding putative mitochondrial adenine nucleotide transporter BTL3, which produces MLNLEHYLRKSIVVYDDMIYGNLHSVGGLFLHESAPASFVSLISHPSKISRGRNLNCVGRRRVEFLSVTASSIKHGESSVTASGVLESVGEKSEETENNEGENEAVSICEIVKEDKSDVVLKSGGGGTLNVARHLWAGAVAAMVSRTFVAPLERLKLEYIVRGEQKNLFELIKTIAVSQGLRGFWKGNFVNILRTAPFKSINFYAYDTYRKQLLRLSGNKETTNFERFLAGAAAGITATVLCIPMDTIRTVMVAPGGEALGGLMGAFRHMIQTEGFFSLYKGLVPSIISMAPSGAVFYGVYDILKAAYLQSPEGKRRLQNMKQKGDELNALEQLELGPTRTLIYGAIAGACAEAATYPFEVVRRQLQMQVRATKMSALQTCVKIVEQGGIPALYAGLIPSLLQVLPSAAISYLVYEFMKIVLKVE; this is translated from the exons ATGCTTAATTTGGAGCATTACCTGAGGAAATCGATAGtagtttatgatgatatgatatacgGCAATTTACACTCGGTGGGAggattatttttgcatgaatcTGCCCCTGCTTCGTTTGTTTCTTTGATTTCTCACCCTTCTAAGATTAGCCGCGGAAGGAATTTGAACTGCGTTGGAAGGCGGCGGGTAGAGTTTTTGTCTGTGACGGCGTCGTCGATTAAGCATGGTGAGTCGTCGGTGACAGCGAGTGGTGTTTTGGAAAGTGTTGGTGAAAAGAGCGAGGAGACTGAGAATAATGAGGGAGAGAATGAAGCCGTGTCGATTTGCGAGATTGTTAAGGAAGACAAGAGTGATGTGGTGCTGAAAAGTGGTGGCGGGGGGACTTTGAACGTTGCTAGGCATCTCTGGGCAGGTGCTGTTGCGGCCATGGTTTCAAG AACTTTTGTTGCACCATTGGAGAGATTAAAGCTCGAATATATAGTTCGTGGTGAACAGAAGAATCTTTTTGAACTTATTAAGACAATAGCAGTTTCTCAAGGGCTCAGAGGATTTTGGAAAGGAAACTTCGTCAATATTTTGCGAACAGCACCATTTAAGTCTATCAATTTTTACGCATATGATACTTATCGTAAACAATTGCTCAGATTGTCTGGCAATAAAGAGACAACAAATTTTGAGAGGTTTCTTGCTGGTGCGGCAGCTGGAATTACTGCTACTGTGCTCTGTATACCTATGGACACT ATCAGAACTGTTATGGTAGCTCCAGGGGGAGAAGCCTTGGGTGGATTGATGGGTGCATTTCGTCATATGATCCAAACCGAAGGATTCTTTTCTCTGTACAAGGGTCTAGTACCCTCAATCATTAGCATGGCGCCTTCTGGTGCAGTTTTTTATGgagtttatgatattttaaaagcaGCATATTTGCAATCACCAGAAGGAAAAAGAAGGCTGCAAAATATGAAGCAGAAAGGTGATGAATTAAATGCGTTGGAACAACTTGAGTTGGGTCCTACCAGAACTTTAATATATGGAGCAATAGCTGGTGCATGTGCGGAAGCTGCTACATACCCATTTGAAGTCGTGAGAAGACAGCTCCAGATGCAAGTTCGGGCAACAAAGATGAGTGCGTTGCAAACTTGTGTGAAAATAGTTGAGCAAGGTGGCATTCCAGCACTTTATGCTGGATTAATCCCAAGTTTATTACAG GTTTTACCATCGGCTGCCATTAGTTACCTGGTGTACGAGTTCATGAAGATAGTTCTTAAAGTGGAATAA
- the LOC142523345 gene encoding uncharacterized protein LOC142523345 isoform X4: MAVDPVEECRNIHNVVVLPDERISNLHQYQPTPNIPDLETLNMIKGETCLNSEPNLLSHSRIKKDKVNNYSPGSLDADIEKGTTEIPNSNEESVGNMKSDDPLARILPTEICLQIGGKFMQFLVNHGPELPKFTSRAKFLTERVHDTPSNRARKYKRSASFNSRRVLLLFSVLSSMGTIILIYLTLRVRQVGDRSGNV; encoded by the exons ATGGCGGTCGATCCAGTTGAAGAG TGCCGAAACATCCACAATGTTGTCGTGTTGCCTGATGAAAGAATCAGTAACCTGCATCAGTATCAACCGACACCAAATATCCCAGACTTGGAAACTCTTAACATGATAAAAGGCGAAACATGCTTGAATTCTGAACCTAATTTGCTTAGCCACAGCAGAATAAAGAAGGATAAAGTGAATAACTATTCACCTGGCTCTTTGGATGCTGATATCGAGAAAGGAACAACAGAGATTCCCAACTCCAACGAAGAATCTGTTGGCAATATGAAATCAGATGATCCCTTAGCA AGGATACTGCCAACAGAAATTTGCTTACAAATAGGAGGGAAATTCATGCAGTTCTTAGTGAATCATGGGCCCGAACTACCAAAGTTTACTTCAAGAG CTAAATTTCTGACAGAGAGAGTCCATGATACACCTAGTAATAGAGCAAGGAAATACAAGCGATCTGCCTCTTTCAACTCAAGAAGAGTTCTTCTCCTGTTCTCAGTCCT GTCCAGCATGGGAACAATTATTCTCATATACCTGACACTGAGAGTGAGGCAGGTCGGCGATCGGTCTGGTAATgtttga
- the LOC142523345 gene encoding uncharacterized protein LOC142523345 isoform X3, translating to MEFVFLINCILFRSATEHFVCRNIHNVVVLPDERISNLHQYQPTPNIPDLETLNMIKGETCLNSEPNLLSHSRIKKDKVNNYSPGSLDADIEKGTTEIPNSNEESVGNMKSDDPLARILPTEICLQIGGKFMQFLVNHGPELPKFTSRAKFLTERVHDTPSNRARKYKRSASFNSRRVLLLFSVLSSMGTIILIYLTLRVRQVGDRSGNV from the exons ATGGAATTCGTCTTTTTGATAAATTGCATTTTATTTCGGAGTGCGACAGAACATTTCGTG TGCCGAAACATCCACAATGTTGTCGTGTTGCCTGATGAAAGAATCAGTAACCTGCATCAGTATCAACCGACACCAAATATCCCAGACTTGGAAACTCTTAACATGATAAAAGGCGAAACATGCTTGAATTCTGAACCTAATTTGCTTAGCCACAGCAGAATAAAGAAGGATAAAGTGAATAACTATTCACCTGGCTCTTTGGATGCTGATATCGAGAAAGGAACAACAGAGATTCCCAACTCCAACGAAGAATCTGTTGGCAATATGAAATCAGATGATCCCTTAGCA AGGATACTGCCAACAGAAATTTGCTTACAAATAGGAGGGAAATTCATGCAGTTCTTAGTGAATCATGGGCCCGAACTACCAAAGTTTACTTCAAGAG CTAAATTTCTGACAGAGAGAGTCCATGATACACCTAGTAATAGAGCAAGGAAATACAAGCGATCTGCCTCTTTCAACTCAAGAAGAGTTCTTCTCCTGTTCTCAGTCCT GTCCAGCATGGGAACAATTATTCTCATATACCTGACACTGAGAGTGAGGCAGGTCGGCGATCGGTCTGGTAATgtttga
- the LOC142523345 gene encoding uncharacterized protein LOC142523345 isoform X2, giving the protein MIICKVENYIWRTTFPPARLHLIVGFEFRNGCYPGKQAFNCSVILLNAICQCRNIHNVVVLPDERISNLHQYQPTPNIPDLETLNMIKGETCLNSEPNLLSHSRIKKDKVNNYSPGSLDADIEKGTTEIPNSNEESVGNMKSDDPLARILPTEICLQIGGKFMQFLVNHGPELPKFTSRERVHDTPSNRARKYKRSASFNSRRVLLLFSVLSSMGTIILIYLTLRVRQVGDRSGNV; this is encoded by the exons ATGATAATTTGTAAGGTAGAAAATTATATATGGAGAACTACTTTTCCACCTGCAAGACTCCACTTAATTGTAGGATTTGAATTCAGAAATGGATGTTATCCAGGGAAACAGGCCTTCAATTGTAGCGTAATATTATTGAATGCGATCTGTCAA TGCCGAAACATCCACAATGTTGTCGTGTTGCCTGATGAAAGAATCAGTAACCTGCATCAGTATCAACCGACACCAAATATCCCAGACTTGGAAACTCTTAACATGATAAAAGGCGAAACATGCTTGAATTCTGAACCTAATTTGCTTAGCCACAGCAGAATAAAGAAGGATAAAGTGAATAACTATTCACCTGGCTCTTTGGATGCTGATATCGAGAAAGGAACAACAGAGATTCCCAACTCCAACGAAGAATCTGTTGGCAATATGAAATCAGATGATCCCTTAGCA AGGATACTGCCAACAGAAATTTGCTTACAAATAGGAGGGAAATTCATGCAGTTCTTAGTGAATCATGGGCCCGAACTACCAAAGTTTACTTCAAGAG AGAGAGTCCATGATACACCTAGTAATAGAGCAAGGAAATACAAGCGATCTGCCTCTTTCAACTCAAGAAGAGTTCTTCTCCTGTTCTCAGTCCT GTCCAGCATGGGAACAATTATTCTCATATACCTGACACTGAGAGTGAGGCAGGTCGGCGATCGGTCTGGTAATgtttga
- the LOC142523345 gene encoding uncharacterized protein LOC142523345 isoform X1 yields MIICKVENYIWRTTFPPARLHLIVGFEFRNGCYPGKQAFNCSVILLNAICQCRNIHNVVVLPDERISNLHQYQPTPNIPDLETLNMIKGETCLNSEPNLLSHSRIKKDKVNNYSPGSLDADIEKGTTEIPNSNEESVGNMKSDDPLARILPTEICLQIGGKFMQFLVNHGPELPKFTSRAKFLTERVHDTPSNRARKYKRSASFNSRRVLLLFSVLSSMGTIILIYLTLRVRQVGDRSGNV; encoded by the exons ATGATAATTTGTAAGGTAGAAAATTATATATGGAGAACTACTTTTCCACCTGCAAGACTCCACTTAATTGTAGGATTTGAATTCAGAAATGGATGTTATCCAGGGAAACAGGCCTTCAATTGTAGCGTAATATTATTGAATGCGATCTGTCAA TGCCGAAACATCCACAATGTTGTCGTGTTGCCTGATGAAAGAATCAGTAACCTGCATCAGTATCAACCGACACCAAATATCCCAGACTTGGAAACTCTTAACATGATAAAAGGCGAAACATGCTTGAATTCTGAACCTAATTTGCTTAGCCACAGCAGAATAAAGAAGGATAAAGTGAATAACTATTCACCTGGCTCTTTGGATGCTGATATCGAGAAAGGAACAACAGAGATTCCCAACTCCAACGAAGAATCTGTTGGCAATATGAAATCAGATGATCCCTTAGCA AGGATACTGCCAACAGAAATTTGCTTACAAATAGGAGGGAAATTCATGCAGTTCTTAGTGAATCATGGGCCCGAACTACCAAAGTTTACTTCAAGAG CTAAATTTCTGACAGAGAGAGTCCATGATACACCTAGTAATAGAGCAAGGAAATACAAGCGATCTGCCTCTTTCAACTCAAGAAGAGTTCTTCTCCTGTTCTCAGTCCT GTCCAGCATGGGAACAATTATTCTCATATACCTGACACTGAGAGTGAGGCAGGTCGGCGATCGGTCTGGTAATgtttga